The Peribacillus simplex genome contains a region encoding:
- a CDS encoding SDR family NAD(P)-dependent oxidoreductase yields the protein MNIKGNWALVTGASSGIGEQFARQLAKEGGNLVLVARSKNKLENLASELRKKHGVKVEVIPTDLGKEGAPGELYRQCQLLNLEIELLVNNAGFATHGLFEQVSGVRQHEEVMLNVAAVVDMTHLFLPDMLCRNSGAVINVASTAGFQPLPYMAVYGATKAFVLSFTQALWWENRNSSVQFLTLCPGATDTGFFNVVGTEEAAVGKKDTPERVVEVALRALKDGKLYVVPGTQNYIGTQIGRFMTRKQGLRLVGGMLRPRDGSANNKKPAGPSDLAGWMIQEAH from the coding sequence ATGAACATAAAAGGAAATTGGGCGCTTGTCACGGGAGCTTCATCCGGCATCGGAGAGCAATTCGCCCGACAATTGGCCAAAGAGGGTGGCAACCTTGTACTCGTAGCCCGATCGAAAAACAAGCTGGAGAACCTGGCATCGGAGCTTAGAAAGAAGCATGGCGTCAAGGTCGAGGTGATTCCTACCGATCTTGGCAAAGAGGGCGCGCCAGGCGAGTTATATCGGCAATGTCAACTTCTGAATTTAGAGATCGAACTGCTGGTCAACAACGCAGGCTTTGCCACGCACGGTTTGTTTGAACAAGTGTCAGGCGTGCGCCAGCATGAGGAAGTCATGCTCAATGTTGCCGCTGTTGTAGATATGACGCACTTGTTCTTGCCGGATATGTTGTGTAGAAACTCCGGAGCCGTTATCAATGTCGCATCGACCGCCGGATTTCAGCCCCTTCCCTATATGGCCGTATACGGAGCAACGAAAGCCTTCGTCTTGTCGTTTACCCAAGCCTTGTGGTGGGAAAACCGCAACAGTAGCGTCCAATTTCTCACGCTTTGTCCCGGAGCGACGGACACCGGCTTCTTCAACGTCGTAGGCACGGAAGAAGCCGCCGTCGGTAAGAAAGACACACCGGAGCGAGTAGTGGAAGTTGCGCTTCGGGCATTGAAAGACGGGAAGCTGTATGTCGTTCCGGGTACACAGAATTATATAGGTACGCAGATCGGACGATTCATGACGAGGAAACAGGGACTTCGTCTCGTTGGCGGCATGCTTCGTCCACGCGATGGCTCCGCCAACAATAAGAAGCCGGCCGGTCCGTCCGATCTTGCAGGATGGATGATCCAGGAGGCG
- a CDS encoding TetR/AcrR family transcriptional regulator, with product MTDQNNSFDANTQKLETYQEARLKNIENLRKLVVDAAATILYDDGPEAVTVRKVAQKMNCSTKIIYNLFVNKDGLAQQLYLDGCKLLSKEFEGTPGADDPMQQLFNLGETFWQFGQRYSGYYKLMFGGAFADFKPDEESIHGTVTAMRQLLTVIGNAQEQGLITGQYDTETVVRIFWASLHGVIHLYMCGHFGDVQSAHAVYKQTLSLVVGSLFSS from the coding sequence ATGACAGACCAAAATAATTCCTTCGATGCAAATACGCAAAAGTTGGAAACGTATCAGGAGGCTCGCTTGAAAAATATTGAAAATCTTCGAAAGCTCGTCGTCGATGCTGCGGCAACGATTTTGTACGATGATGGTCCTGAAGCTGTGACGGTGCGTAAAGTTGCGCAGAAGATGAATTGCTCTACCAAAATCATATACAACCTGTTTGTCAATAAAGATGGACTGGCTCAGCAGCTTTATCTCGACGGCTGCAAGCTTCTCTCCAAAGAATTCGAGGGAACGCCGGGCGCTGACGATCCGATGCAGCAGCTGTTTAATTTAGGCGAAACCTTCTGGCAATTCGGACAGCGTTACTCCGGTTATTACAAGCTGATGTTCGGAGGAGCCTTCGCGGATTTCAAACCAGACGAGGAAAGCATACACGGCACCGTAACAGCTATGCGGCAATTGTTGACGGTAATTGGTAATGCGCAAGAGCAGGGACTGATTACCGGTCAGTATGACACGGAAACCGTCGTCCGTATCTTCTGGGCGTCGCTCCACGGTGTTATCCATCTTTACATGTGCGGACATTTTGGAGATGTGCAGTCCGCACATGCCGTTTACAAGCAAACGTTGTCTTTGGTTGTCGGTTCGTTATTTTCGAGTTGA
- a CDS encoding alpha/beta hydrolase has protein sequence MKQTQKTLSWRPRGFFQWLLTILAVIALPITVMIAYYLLNPINVSNIMSGLAWSASLFPMVLLTTTLVMIVLLVLAFWKKALIARTILIPILLLLIFLIVQPITSMLSYAKSEKVSVSLSSHFSIKKDISSKPIQDVVYGKTTDGVELKLDVWPAKEESADTLKPAIVKVHGGGWVGGDKSENPALNQWLNELGYTIFDVQYRMPPHAGWKDEVGDVKSALGWVLDNADTYKIDPQKINLMGESAGGNLAMLAAYSMGNAQLPPSTNVPNVPINSVINLYGPADMTTFYKSNPSPDYVQDVTKQYIGGSPSQFSDRYKILSPINYIQESTPPTITFLGTSDRIVPEEQAEILNKALALNGVAHEFYLLPEADHGFDTNPGSLSTQFAREQVKAFLQKYNK, from the coding sequence GTGAAACAGACACAAAAAACATTATCTTGGCGCCCTAGAGGTTTTTTTCAATGGCTGCTGACAATCCTTGCTGTGATAGCCCTCCCTATTACCGTCATGATAGCATACTATCTCCTCAATCCAATCAATGTCAGTAATATAATGAGTGGGCTCGCATGGTCTGCGTCACTATTTCCGATGGTTCTATTAACCACAACATTGGTCATGATAGTTCTATTAGTACTAGCTTTCTGGAAAAAGGCCCTAATCGCTCGGACGATTTTGATTCCTATATTGTTACTACTAATCTTTCTAATTGTACAGCCAATCACTAGCATGTTGAGCTATGCTAAAAGCGAGAAAGTATCGGTTTCTCTTAGCTCTCACTTTTCCATAAAGAAAGATATATCATCAAAGCCTATACAGGATGTCGTATATGGAAAAACTACGGATGGTGTTGAGTTAAAGCTTGATGTGTGGCCTGCCAAGGAGGAATCAGCAGACACTCTGAAACCTGCCATTGTGAAAGTGCATGGGGGAGGATGGGTAGGGGGAGATAAAAGTGAGAATCCAGCTTTGAATCAATGGCTGAATGAACTCGGATATACAATTTTTGATGTACAATATCGTATGCCCCCTCATGCAGGCTGGAAAGATGAAGTTGGGGATGTAAAATCAGCACTAGGCTGGGTACTGGATAATGCGGATACCTACAAGATTGATCCCCAAAAAATAAACTTAATGGGGGAGTCAGCAGGAGGAAATCTTGCTATGCTTGCCGCCTACAGCATGGGAAATGCACAGTTACCGCCTTCAACCAATGTTCCTAATGTACCTATTAATTCGGTGATTAATCTATACGGGCCCGCAGATATGACAACGTTTTATAAAAGCAATCCTAGCCCTGACTATGTTCAAGATGTTACGAAGCAGTATATTGGAGGATCTCCTTCCCAATTCTCTGATCGTTATAAAATACTCTCACCTATCAACTATATTCAGGAAAGTACACCACCTACAATTACATTTTTAGGAACTAGCGATCGTATTGTCCCGGAAGAACAAGCTGAAATTTTGAACAAGGCGCTGGCTTTGAATGGTGTAGCTCATGAATTCTACCTTCTTCCAGAGGCTGATCATGGATTCGATACAAACCCTGGTAGTTTGAGTACTCAGTTTGCCCGAGAGCAAGTTAAGGCATTTCTTCAAAAATATAATAAATGA
- a CDS encoding DinB family protein: MDVKTLLSQQWASCLDEEDWFPPLEKVLEDITFEQAIWKPADGAMNSIWELVCHLLFYEKRYLMRFLGETANEPQAENNDSTFRLPTETLENWKETKQEYYYVHRELGKILAKSEHEDLYRQIPGDNSLVLELKSLAMHDAYHIGQIVFLSKMQGAWAAKRSF, encoded by the coding sequence ATGGATGTAAAAACACTTTTATCACAGCAATGGGCAAGCTGCTTAGATGAAGAAGACTGGTTTCCACCACTTGAAAAAGTGCTGGAGGACATCACTTTTGAACAGGCAATTTGGAAACCAGCTGATGGGGCAATGAATTCCATTTGGGAATTAGTTTGTCATTTACTTTTCTATGAAAAGAGATATCTGATGCGATTTCTTGGTGAAACAGCGAATGAACCACAGGCAGAAAATAATGACTCTACATTTCGATTACCAACTGAGACGTTAGAAAATTGGAAGGAAACAAAACAAGAATACTATTATGTTCATCGTGAACTTGGAAAAATTCTAGCAAAATCAGAACATGAAGATTTGTATAGACAGATTCCAGGAGATAATTCATTAGTGCTTGAACTGAAGAGTTTAGCAATGCACGACGCATATCATATTGGGCAAATTGTATTCCTTAGTAAAATGCAAGGTGCTTGGGCAGCGAAACGCAGCTTTTAA
- a CDS encoding IS110 family transposase, whose protein sequence is MKDVQKFVGLDVSKDSIAVAIADSGRGEPRFHGTIQNKPEDIRKLMKKLGKPESLLVCYEAGSSGYGIYRFLLSMDIDCMVVAPSLIPKRSGDRVKTDKRDSIRLAQLLRAGELTSVWVPDEDHEALRDLIRARHDAREDLQSSRQRLVHFLLRHGIRPPQGVRNWSVKHREWLKRLTFERASQRIVFQEYLHAINEVEDRMKRIEAQIHEEALQSEHAPVIQALQTLRGVAEVTAVTLVAEIGQFSRFSNPRQLMSYAGLVLKEYSSGSTRWQGSITKTGNSQVRRSIVEVCWSYRHRPSLKGELLKRQEGQDPEAKRIAWKAQHRLHMKYHRISAKGKGGKVAVVAVARELLGFIWAIGCAIEDKQVSVSNVA, encoded by the coding sequence ATGAAGGATGTTCAAAAATTTGTTGGTTTAGACGTATCTAAAGATTCAATTGCTGTTGCGATTGCTGATTCTGGTCGTGGTGAACCTAGATTTCATGGAACTATTCAAAATAAACCAGAGGATATTCGCAAATTGATGAAAAAGTTAGGGAAGCCTGAAAGCCTATTAGTATGTTATGAAGCAGGATCTTCTGGGTATGGAATTTATCGATTTCTTCTATCTATGGACATTGATTGTATGGTTGTCGCACCCTCACTTATTCCAAAGCGATCGGGCGATCGTGTGAAAACAGATAAAAGAGATTCTATTAGATTAGCTCAGCTACTTCGCGCTGGAGAGCTAACTTCTGTATGGGTTCCAGATGAAGATCATGAAGCATTGAGAGACTTAATTCGTGCTCGTCATGATGCTCGTGAGGATTTACAAAGTTCTCGCCAGAGGCTTGTTCACTTCTTACTTCGCCATGGAATACGTCCTCCGCAAGGAGTTAGAAATTGGTCCGTAAAACATCGTGAATGGTTAAAACGATTAACATTTGAAAGAGCTTCTCAACGTATTGTTTTTCAAGAATATCTTCATGCAATCAATGAAGTTGAAGATCGTATGAAACGAATCGAAGCTCAGATCCATGAAGAAGCCCTTCAAAGTGAACATGCACCCGTAATTCAAGCACTTCAAACTTTGAGAGGTGTCGCAGAAGTCACTGCAGTTACTCTAGTAGCTGAAATTGGACAGTTTTCTCGATTTTCTAACCCAAGACAATTGATGTCCTATGCTGGACTTGTTCTTAAAGAATACTCTAGTGGATCAACTCGTTGGCAAGGTTCAATTACGAAGACAGGAAATTCTCAAGTTCGTCGTTCCATTGTAGAAGTCTGTTGGTCTTATCGGCACCGTCCATCACTTAAAGGTGAATTACTTAAACGTCAAGAAGGTCAAGATCCAGAGGCAAAACGTATTGCTTGGAAGGCACAACACCGTCTTCATATGAAATATCATCGCATCTCTGCTAAAGGAAAAGGTGGAAAAGTGGCTGTGGTTGCTGTTGCTAGAGAGTTACTTGGATTTATTTGGGCTATCGGTTGTGCCATTGAGGATAAGCAAGTAAGTGTATCGAATGTTGCTTAA
- a CDS encoding tyrosine-type recombinase/integrase, translated as MNLTEVWSLYKADKQIQGYSPQTLKSYYVQFNLSVKSFGNISIQELSTNSLKVYLGKAAEKLKPSSLGHRIRFIKSLFRWAQDENLINGNPASKIKEPKVELRVPKYLSEVEIEHLREACHTTFKNALFEFMYSAGCRIGEAITLDRTSINFSNQSAIVLGKGNKEREVYFNTRCEIWLKRYLSERKDHEEALFVTTRAPHRMSISQARNVIKLIAKRTDIKKSIHPHQLRHSYATNLLNNGAPLEVIQNLMGHEKSETTKMYAYLSGAMRRDLYRKYF; from the coding sequence ATGAACTTAACTGAAGTATGGAGTTTATATAAAGCAGATAAGCAAATCCAAGGTTATTCTCCACAAACATTAAAGTCATATTACGTTCAATTTAACTTGTCGGTGAAGAGTTTTGGAAATATATCCATTCAAGAACTTTCAACTAATTCTCTTAAAGTTTATCTGGGAAAAGCAGCTGAAAAGCTTAAGCCATCCAGTCTGGGGCATAGAATTCGATTTATTAAATCTTTATTTAGATGGGCACAAGATGAAAATTTAATTAATGGAAATCCTGCATCAAAAATAAAGGAACCAAAAGTAGAATTAAGGGTTCCAAAATACTTGTCTGAAGTGGAAATTGAACATTTGCGGGAAGCTTGTCATACAACATTCAAAAATGCTTTATTTGAGTTTATGTACTCAGCAGGATGTAGAATTGGTGAAGCAATAACGCTAGATAGGACATCAATTAATTTTTCTAATCAATCAGCAATCGTATTAGGAAAAGGAAATAAAGAACGAGAAGTATATTTTAATACTCGTTGTGAAATATGGTTGAAACGATATTTAAGTGAGCGAAAAGATCATGAGGAAGCACTCTTTGTGACAACACGCGCCCCCCATCGAATGAGTATTTCTCAAGCGAGAAACGTTATAAAACTGATAGCAAAGAGAACGGACATTAAAAAGAGCATTCATCCTCATCAGCTTAGACATAGTTACGCCACAAATTTATTGAATAATGGAGCGCCTCTGGAAGTGATTCAAAATTTAATGGGTCATGAAAAAAGTGAAACCACAAAAATGTATGCATATCTAAGTGGTGCAATGCGGAGAGACTTGTATAGAAAGTATTTTTAA
- a CDS encoding cell wall hydrolase gives MLNVKKMSFVVFICFLFFIPNSIFAQEILHNGSQGQAVYDLQENLKKMGYFNSQPTGYYGSITDHAVKQLQQDSGILPDGVFGFQTQQKLNSIEMMARVVYGEARGETYEGKVAVAAVILNRMSTPGFPKNTYDVIFQTNAFTAVHDGQYYLTPNSHSYRAVIDALQGWDPTHGSVYYYNPFLATDEWIFTRKTVIRIGNHLFAK, from the coding sequence ATGTTAAATGTAAAAAAAATGTCGTTTGTTGTTTTTATTTGTTTCTTGTTTTTTATACCAAATTCAATCTTTGCTCAAGAAATTTTACACAATGGAAGTCAAGGACAAGCAGTTTATGACTTACAAGAAAATTTAAAGAAAATGGGTTACTTTAACAGTCAACCAACGGGGTATTATGGTTCAATTACTGATCATGCAGTTAAACAACTTCAACAAGATTCTGGAATATTACCAGATGGAGTCTTTGGATTCCAAACACAACAAAAATTAAATAGTATTGAAATGATGGCCAGGGTTGTTTATGGAGAAGCTCGAGGAGAAACTTATGAAGGAAAAGTAGCTGTCGCTGCAGTAATTTTGAACCGAATGTCAACGCCAGGTTTTCCTAAAAATACTTACGATGTTATTTTCCAGACAAATGCTTTTACAGCTGTACATGATGGGCAATATTATTTGACCCCAAATAGCCATTCTTATCGAGCTGTTATTGATGCCTTACAAGGTTGGGATCCTACTCATGGTTCTGTTTATTATTATAATCCGTTCTTGGCAACAGATGAATGGATTTTCACAAGGAAAACAGTCATTAGAATAGGCAACCACTTATTTGCAAAGTAA
- a CDS encoding cytochrome P450, translating to MSDRDFSNDSPGPKGKLITGHSKEFISDTLGFLTRLANEYGEVAKIRFGPFHNVYLISNSDLIKQVLVTKHKSFLKSKDFSALKPVLGEGLITSEKEYHMRQRRLIQPSFKKSHISNYGQDMIDITMDYISTWKNREERIITEDMMSLTLSIISKTMFSMRLKEGYGMLGEPIEAFMRIAVKRMRTLQMPLWVPTKNNREYKIAKQRLDKVIYSVIEKRRTEVERHEDMLGILMDARDDEDGLAMTDKQLRDELMTIFLAGHETTANALSWTLYLLSQHPDVETKLFNEIDSVIGNRNLTPGDFMKLTYTQNVIYESMRIYPPVYVIQREVAEDVVIGGYLFKKGDMILLSQYVMHHKPEYFDNPNSFKPERFENNFMKTLPPFAYFPFGGGPRVCIGNHFAVMEAVLVLACIAQRYRIRLAPDHHEVKPLPSITLRPKRGLRMVVEERIIGDIQPKASEI from the coding sequence GTGAGTGACAGAGATTTTTCAAATGATTCTCCAGGCCCAAAAGGAAAATTAATTACTGGACATTCAAAGGAGTTTATTTCAGATACACTTGGCTTTCTTACCCGTTTAGCAAATGAATATGGAGAAGTTGCTAAAATTCGTTTTGGACCTTTCCATAATGTTTACCTTATTTCAAATTCAGATTTAATTAAGCAGGTACTTGTAACAAAACACAAATCCTTCTTGAAATCAAAGGACTTCTCTGCTTTAAAACCAGTACTCGGAGAAGGCCTAATTACAAGTGAAAAAGAATATCACATGCGCCAAAGAAGGCTTATTCAACCCTCATTCAAAAAGTCTCATATTAGCAATTATGGTCAGGATATGATTGATATAACAATGGACTATATTTCCACTTGGAAAAACAGAGAAGAAAGGATCATTACGGAGGATATGATGAGCCTTACACTGAGTATTATCAGCAAGACCATGTTCAGCATGAGACTCAAAGAAGGATATGGCATGCTCGGGGAACCTATAGAAGCCTTCATGAGAATTGCCGTTAAAAGAATGCGAACACTTCAAATGCCACTATGGGTTCCAACTAAAAACAACCGTGAATATAAAATTGCGAAACAGAGACTTGATAAGGTGATTTATAGCGTTATTGAAAAACGCAGAACAGAGGTAGAGAGACATGAGGATATGCTTGGGATTCTAATGGATGCTCGAGATGATGAGGATGGCTTAGCCATGACAGACAAGCAGTTACGTGATGAGTTAATGACCATTTTCCTTGCCGGTCACGAAACAACAGCAAACGCGCTTTCCTGGACCTTATACTTGCTTTCCCAACACCCTGATGTGGAAACTAAACTTTTCAATGAAATAGATAGTGTAATCGGCAACCGTAATCTAACACCTGGCGATTTTATGAAATTAACATACACACAAAATGTTATCTATGAATCAATGCGCATATACCCACCTGTCTATGTCATACAACGGGAAGTGGCGGAGGATGTGGTAATTGGAGGGTATCTTTTTAAAAAAGGCGATATGATCCTGTTAAGTCAGTATGTGATGCACCACAAGCCTGAGTATTTTGATAATCCAAATTCCTTTAAACCTGAGCGATTTGAAAACAACTTTATGAAAACCCTACCCCCGTTCGCTTACTTTCCATTTGGCGGAGGTCCGAGAGTTTGTATCGGTAATCATTTTGCAGTGATGGAAGCTGTTCTCGTCCTAGCATGCATAGCTCAACGATATCGGATAAGGCTGGCGCCTGACCATCATGAAGTAAAGCCACTTCCGTCTATTACACTCAGACCAAAGCGTGGATTGCGTATGGTAGTCGAAGAGAGAATTATAGGAGATATCCAACCAAAAGCTTCTGAAATTTAA
- a CDS encoding helix-turn-helix transcriptional regulator, whose product MNDKTRLEALSSFLKTKRSQIKPESIGIPAGTRRRTPGLRREEVAHLAGVSTTWYTWLEQGRDIKVSTSVLDCISTALQLNNDEREYLYDLALEVKSSIIHRKKEQPKLSPSLERILAELTYCPTIITDRHCHIVGWNDAASHVFLDFEQLPDDQRNLIQLVFTRKELKSLAVNWEHFVKGFLSIFRAYYGHYLGDEWYNLFIKEMSDSHPEFQSLWQESQVSKAPEMMIEFRHAKAGKMLFNLTSLQVQGDMDLRCSIYTPVEGTATEDKLKRLMKKVSI is encoded by the coding sequence ATGAATGATAAAACCAGACTTGAAGCTTTGTCTTCATTTTTGAAAACGAAGCGATCCCAAATTAAGCCTGAATCTATAGGTATACCTGCTGGTACACGGAGGAGAACACCTGGCTTACGAAGAGAAGAAGTTGCACATTTGGCGGGAGTTAGTACTACTTGGTATACATGGCTAGAGCAAGGTCGGGATATAAAGGTCTCTACAAGCGTATTGGATTGCATATCTACAGCTCTGCAATTAAATAATGATGAACGGGAGTATCTATATGATTTAGCTTTAGAAGTGAAATCATCTATAATTCATCGAAAGAAGGAACAGCCAAAACTTAGTCCTTCTTTGGAGAGAATTTTAGCTGAGTTAACGTATTGCCCTACTATCATTACAGATCGACATTGTCATATTGTAGGCTGGAACGATGCTGCCTCTCATGTATTTTTAGATTTTGAACAACTCCCGGATGACCAACGAAATTTGATCCAACTAGTATTTACAAGAAAAGAATTAAAATCATTAGCTGTGAATTGGGAGCATTTTGTTAAAGGATTTCTTTCCATTTTTCGTGCCTATTATGGTCACTACTTAGGTGATGAGTGGTATAACCTATTTATTAAAGAAATGAGTGATTCTCACCCGGAATTTCAATCTTTATGGCAAGAAAGTCAAGTGAGCAAAGCTCCAGAAATGATGATTGAATTTAGACATGCTAAAGCAGGAAAGATGCTGTTCAATTTAACGTCTCTCCAAGTCCAGGGGGACATGGACTTAAGGTGCAGTATCTATACACCAGTAGAGGGAACGGCTACAGAAGATAAATTAAAACGATTAATGAAGAAGGTATCCATTTAA